A genomic window from Gemmatimonadaceae bacterium includes:
- a CDS encoding PD40 domain-containing protein, which produces MRRWLLSAALLLLAAPLVTPALDSQGMYFGQNQVQYRKLRWQVLRTAHFDVHYYPELADVAEYTGQMAERSYERLRRVFNHQFRERKPIIIYGSRNEFAQNNVIGDPGEGTLGVTDALRQRNMFFFVGDMGQSEHTLTHEMVHVFQFDIFARGRAGSGLQALAQVQPPLWFMEGMAEYLTNGPGHKATAAVMRDAALNGNIPSVEQMTRRPDLFFPYRFGESFWEYVAGRWGDEIVGEIMNAAVSLGIDRAFRRYTGTDLEDLGEEWKEEIQRKYLPQVAELTRPRRFAQPMLNQRRTGGLVPVYVAPSLSPDGRQIAFISLGSLLRAEVFLDLYIADANTGERKARLTKSTLNPEMEELRFLYSQGAFSPDGRYFAFTAQRKGKDVLYIHDVRRNRTHRRIEAASLVAMFSPTWSPDGRRLVFSGLASGTTDLYMVDVDGRNLRRLTEDVYGDLQPHWSPDGRYIAFASERGPQSDLGSLRFGEWQINLLDLENNQVQVLPNQDGKNLNPQWSPDGKAVAFISDRTGIAQLFLYEIESQQHYQLTNFVGGVSSLTEHSPAITWAQQADKLAFVYQDNGQFAIWSVTDPRALKRDPFVTATTIIAADADSATRARQAQAVAVAAAQAEADSIAARAARSTAPTRRQSVYLSAGGWRPGNAMVSGVTGGVSIAALNDSAALALPDPEGFRKARYTSKLSPEYVARPQVGYAQDNFGRGVFGGTAIVLADLVGNRRLMLAGGVNGRVSEAQIFAMYSDYSARTQWSAAAQQTPFFFLTGFNQEQTPGGVVQEQVIARFIARSVMANASYPLNRFTRFEYGAQFNNIDRSLMYVRSFFDPFSGFSSGFVIDRIENAPSLNYVAPYVAFVSDNALMGATGGIYGRRWRFQVEQTQGTVKWTTYSADYRRYDALLFNYLTFATRFAANVSVGPDEEEFPKFIGRPDFLRGYDREQFAGNVCETSASDPSECGAVQLLGSRVFYTNAELRFPLVRQFTLGLLPVSLPPVDGLFFFDMGASWSADQRLHPRRPDDYDFTRQRYPLKSYGFGIRLNLFNIALIRWDYSVPLDGPNRGNGYWFWTLGQSF; this is translated from the coding sequence ATGCGTCGCTGGCTCCTCTCCGCCGCCCTGCTGCTCCTCGCCGCTCCCCTGGTGACGCCGGCGCTCGACTCGCAGGGGATGTACTTCGGCCAGAACCAGGTGCAGTACCGCAAGCTGCGCTGGCAGGTGCTGCGCACGGCGCACTTCGACGTGCACTACTACCCGGAGCTCGCCGACGTCGCCGAGTACACGGGCCAGATGGCCGAGCGCTCCTACGAGCGCCTGCGCCGCGTGTTCAACCACCAGTTCCGCGAGCGCAAGCCGATCATCATCTACGGCTCGCGCAACGAGTTCGCGCAGAACAACGTCATCGGCGATCCGGGCGAAGGCACGCTCGGCGTCACCGATGCGCTGCGCCAGCGGAATATGTTCTTCTTCGTCGGCGATATGGGGCAGTCGGAGCACACGCTGACGCACGAGATGGTGCACGTGTTCCAGTTCGACATCTTCGCCCGCGGCCGCGCCGGCTCGGGCCTGCAGGCGCTGGCGCAGGTGCAGCCCCCGCTGTGGTTCATGGAGGGGATGGCCGAGTACCTCACCAACGGCCCCGGCCACAAGGCCACCGCCGCGGTGATGCGCGACGCCGCGCTCAACGGCAACATCCCCAGCGTCGAGCAGATGACGCGGCGGCCGGACCTGTTCTTCCCCTATCGCTTCGGCGAGTCGTTCTGGGAGTACGTGGCCGGCCGCTGGGGCGACGAGATCGTCGGCGAGATTATGAACGCCGCCGTCTCGCTGGGCATCGACCGCGCCTTCCGCCGCTACACCGGCACCGACCTCGAGGACCTCGGCGAGGAGTGGAAGGAAGAGATCCAGCGGAAGTACCTGCCGCAGGTGGCCGAGCTGACGCGCCCGCGGCGCTTCGCCCAGCCGATGCTCAACCAGCGCCGCACCGGCGGCCTCGTGCCGGTGTACGTCGCGCCCTCACTTTCGCCGGACGGCCGGCAGATCGCCTTCATCTCGCTGGGCTCGCTGCTGCGCGCCGAGGTCTTCCTCGACCTTTACATCGCCGACGCCAACACCGGCGAGCGCAAGGCGCGGCTCACCAAGAGCACGCTGAACCCGGAGATGGAGGAGCTGCGCTTCCTCTACTCGCAGGGCGCGTTCTCGCCGGACGGGCGCTACTTCGCGTTCACCGCCCAGCGCAAGGGCAAGGACGTGCTGTACATCCACGACGTGCGGCGCAACCGCACGCACCGGCGCATCGAGGCGGCGTCGCTGGTGGCGATGTTCAGCCCGACCTGGTCGCCGGACGGTCGGCGGCTGGTCTTCAGCGGCCTCGCCAGCGGCACCACCGACCTGTATATGGTCGACGTGGACGGCCGCAACCTGCGCCGGCTGACCGAGGACGTCTACGGCGACCTCCAGCCGCACTGGTCGCCGGACGGGCGCTACATCGCCTTCGCCAGCGAGCGCGGCCCGCAGTCCGACCTCGGCTCGCTGCGCTTCGGCGAATGGCAGATCAACCTGCTGGACCTCGAGAACAACCAGGTGCAGGTGCTGCCGAACCAGGACGGGAAGAACCTCAACCCGCAGTGGTCGCCGGACGGCAAGGCGGTGGCGTTCATCTCGGACCGCACCGGCATCGCGCAGCTGTTCCTGTATGAGATCGAGTCGCAGCAGCACTACCAGCTCACGAACTTCGTCGGCGGCGTCTCGTCGCTGACGGAGCACAGCCCGGCGATCACCTGGGCCCAGCAGGCGGACAAGCTGGCCTTCGTGTACCAGGACAACGGGCAGTTCGCGATCTGGAGCGTGACGGACCCGCGGGCGCTCAAGCGCGACCCCTTCGTGACGGCGACGACAATCATCGCCGCGGACGCCGATTCGGCGACGCGGGCGCGGCAGGCGCAGGCGGTGGCGGTCGCGGCGGCGCAGGCCGAAGCCGACAGCATCGCGGCGCGCGCCGCCCGCTCCACGGCGCCGACGCGCCGGCAGTCGGTGTACCTCAGCGCCGGCGGCTGGCGGCCCGGCAACGCGATGGTCAGCGGCGTCACCGGCGGCGTGTCGATCGCCGCGCTCAACGACTCGGCCGCGCTGGCCCTGCCCGACCCTGAAGGCTTCCGGAAGGCGCGCTACACCAGCAAGCTGAGCCCCGAGTACGTGGCGCGGCCGCAGGTGGGCTACGCGCAGGACAACTTCGGCCGCGGCGTGTTCGGCGGCACCGCCATCGTGCTCGCGGACCTCGTCGGCAACCGACGGCTGATGCTCGCCGGCGGCGTGAACGGCCGCGTGTCCGAGGCGCAGATCTTCGCGATGTACAGCGACTACAGCGCGCGCACGCAGTGGTCGGCCGCCGCGCAGCAGACGCCGTTCTTCTTCCTCACCGGCTTCAACCAGGAGCAGACGCCGGGTGGCGTGGTGCAGGAACAGGTCATCGCGCGCTTCATCGCCCGCTCGGTGATGGCCAACGCCTCGTACCCGCTCAACCGCTTCACGCGCTTCGAGTACGGCGCGCAGTTCAACAACATCGACCGCTCCCTGATGTACGTGCGGTCGTTCTTCGACCCCTTCTCGGGCTTCTCCAGCGGCTTCGTCATCGACCGCATCGAGAACGCGCCGTCGCTCAACTACGTCGCGCCCTACGTGGCCTTCGTCTCCGACAACGCGCTGATGGGTGCCACCGGCGGCATCTACGGCCGGCGCTGGCGCTTCCAGGTGGAACAGACGCAGGGCACGGTGAAGTGGACCACCTACTCGGCCGACTATCGCCGCTACGACGCCCTGCTCTTCAACTACCTCACCTTCGCGACGCGCTTCGCCGCCAACGTGAGCGTGGGCCCGGACGAAGAAGAGTTCCCCAAGTTCATCGGCCGGCCGGACTTCCTGCGCGGCTACGACCGCGAGCAGTTCGCGGGCAACGTCTGCGAGACCTCGGCCTCAGACCCCAGCGAGTGCGGCGCCGTGCAGTTGCTCGGCAGCCGCGTGTTCTACACCAACGCCGAGCTGCGCTTCCCGCTGGTGCGCCAGTTCACGCTCGGGCTGCTGCCGGTGTCCCTGCCGCCGGTGGACGGCTTGTTCTTCTTCGATATGGGCGCCTCCTGGTCGGCCGACCAGCGCCTGCACCCCAGGCGCCCGGACGACTACGACTTCACGCGGCAGCGCTACCCGCTCAAGAGCTACGGCTTCGGCATCCGGCTGAACCTCTTCAACATCGCACTCATCCGCTGGGACTACTCGGTGCCCCTCGACGGCCCCAACCGCGGCAACGGCTACTGGTTCTGGACGCTGGGGCAGTCGTTCTGA
- a CDS encoding SPOR domain-containing protein, protein MTTRSRFLLLCTAAATIACGDGRVSSGGSFSSTGLDAVLLRVPRSGGIARAHRVGSDSVLFSARDRAPALDGILDFDDFLGVVLLRDANSRILNLDLRLGTVTIPGEERLRGTVVAEGAAAYGLDAQGRIIRVTPSVTWTWPVPGGATSLVPTPDGSLIVLRTDGDGTEWRRVIPPETRVLDSARTAPVRLVERTQAGDRVWAVTNGTLISLRTRDLGQAFEMSLRDSVVALALTPSGDRVFLATDQRRLRVVDRYAESERSAIDLPAPVSALRMDPDGHYLLAKAAKSDSVFVISIGTSRVVSTIASAWRDDLPFVTPAGRILVARDRDVVLVDAESSRDRQRYAGGAADQWTLVRWNGFRPRAVGLDRPVEFEEYAQDSARADSALAAMIRGRYGDITDIARAAPLPAQSAPTPAQPQRPAAAGATGRGTWNVSFATLLTAERAQALADSIIVDGRRARVVPGQRDGVPVWRVLLGPFDTRQAAERAGMASRLSYWVFEGAP, encoded by the coding sequence GTGACCACGCGCTCCCGATTCCTGCTGCTCTGCACGGCCGCCGCCACGATCGCCTGTGGTGACGGCCGTGTGTCGTCCGGCGGCTCGTTTTCGTCCACCGGCCTCGACGCCGTGCTGCTCCGCGTCCCCCGCAGCGGCGGCATCGCCCGCGCACATCGCGTCGGCAGCGACAGCGTGCTCTTCTCCGCACGCGACCGCGCGCCGGCGCTCGACGGCATCCTCGACTTCGACGACTTCCTCGGCGTCGTGCTGCTGCGCGACGCCAACAGCCGCATCCTGAACCTCGACCTGCGCCTCGGCACGGTCACGATCCCCGGCGAGGAGCGCCTGCGCGGCACCGTCGTGGCCGAGGGCGCCGCCGCCTACGGACTCGACGCGCAGGGCCGCATCATCCGCGTGACGCCGTCGGTCACCTGGACCTGGCCGGTGCCCGGCGGCGCGACGTCGCTGGTCCCCACGCCCGACGGCTCGCTGATCGTGCTGCGCACCGATGGGGATGGTACCGAGTGGCGCCGCGTCATCCCGCCGGAGACGCGCGTGCTCGACTCCGCCCGCACCGCCCCGGTGCGGCTCGTCGAGCGCACACAGGCCGGCGACCGCGTCTGGGCCGTCACCAACGGCACGCTCATCTCGCTGCGCACCCGCGATCTCGGCCAGGCCTTTGAGATGTCCCTGCGCGACTCGGTCGTGGCACTGGCGCTCACGCCCAGCGGCGACCGCGTGTTCCTCGCTACCGACCAGCGCCGGCTGCGCGTCGTGGACCGCTACGCCGAGTCCGAGCGCAGCGCCATCGACCTGCCCGCACCCGTCAGCGCCCTGCGGATGGATCCCGACGGCCACTACCTGCTCGCCAAGGCGGCGAAGTCGGATTCAGTCTTCGTCATCTCGATCGGTACCTCGCGCGTGGTCAGCACCATCGCCAGCGCCTGGCGCGACGACCTGCCCTTCGTCACGCCCGCCGGCCGCATCCTCGTGGCCCGCGATCGCGACGTGGTGCTGGTGGACGCCGAGTCCTCGCGCGATCGTCAACGCTACGCTGGCGGCGCAGCCGACCAGTGGACGCTGGTGCGCTGGAACGGCTTCCGGCCGCGCGCCGTGGGCCTCGACCGGCCGGTGGAGTTCGAGGAGTACGCGCAGGACTCCGCCCGCGCCGACAGCGCCTTGGCGGCGATGATCCGCGGGCGCTACGGCGACATCACCGACATCGCGCGCGCGGCACCGCTGCCCGCGCAGTCGGCACCGACGCCAGCACAGCCCCAGCGCCCCGCTGCGGCGGGCGCCACCGGCCGCGGCACCTGGAACGTGTCCTTCGCCACGCTGCTCACCGCCGAGCGCGCCCAGGCCCTCGCCGACAGCATCATCGTGGACGGCCGCCGCGCCCGCGTGGTGCCCGGCCAGCGCGACGGCGTGCCCGTCTGGCGCGTGCTCCTCGGCCCCTTCGACACACGCCAGGCCGCCGAGCGCGCGGGGATGGCCTCGCGCCTCTCGTACTGGGTCTTCGAGGGCGCGCCGTGA
- a CDS encoding SPOR domain-containing protein, which yields MTPSPVPSAVWTEEGRRTAPALADIAAALVIGRDPEAAAAVALGIAAGCAHERRVAVADLVGGLPALTPLDDQPGLLECLRDGEPVSGIGQPWGEVEGVYLLPSGRGPIAERWVFESARWERLVAGFREVDALLLLVAPAAAPGLSELVERVDGVIAVDLPPAEVRAWPIIATVDHPEPELPPIAVTPRPGAQAAVPGARNGGRRGGRRIGRWVVGGLALVIAATVAWMRGPGASGTAGDASGDAAVAEDSLAGAAAPATPPSAPAAREVRLGPPVNPGDSVSARRWSVELVAANTPEGANSRLVWEGDPLPVPTIAPVVLRAGSAPWYRVVVGAWESRADAERWLQTQRALGLIRPAMGRVLETPFALQLAAGPLDEVETRRAEWTGGEVQPYLLRQDDGHARVLVGAFETASQALWFAATLRERGLEPQLAYRTGRTF from the coding sequence GTGACGCCAAGCCCCGTTCCGTCCGCGGTCTGGACGGAGGAGGGGCGGCGCACGGCTCCCGCACTGGCCGACATCGCCGCAGCGCTGGTCATCGGCAGGGACCCCGAGGCGGCAGCCGCCGTCGCGCTGGGCATTGCCGCTGGCTGCGCCCACGAACGCCGTGTGGCCGTCGCCGACCTCGTGGGTGGCCTCCCCGCCCTGACGCCACTCGACGACCAGCCCGGCCTCCTCGAGTGCCTCCGCGACGGTGAACCCGTCTCGGGCATCGGGCAGCCCTGGGGCGAGGTGGAGGGCGTGTACCTGCTCCCTTCCGGCCGCGGCCCCATCGCCGAGCGCTGGGTGTTCGAGAGCGCCCGCTGGGAGCGACTCGTGGCCGGCTTCCGCGAGGTGGACGCGCTGCTCCTGCTCGTGGCGCCCGCGGCCGCGCCGGGGCTCTCCGAGCTGGTGGAGCGGGTGGACGGCGTCATCGCCGTGGACCTGCCGCCAGCCGAGGTCCGGGCCTGGCCGATTATTGCGACGGTGGACCACCCCGAGCCGGAGCTGCCGCCGATCGCGGTGACGCCGCGGCCCGGTGCGCAGGCGGCCGTGCCGGGCGCGCGGAACGGCGGACGCCGAGGCGGACGCCGCATTGGGCGCTGGGTCGTGGGTGGGCTGGCCCTCGTGATCGCGGCGACTGTCGCGTGGATGCGGGGGCCGGGCGCGTCTGGCACCGCCGGCGACGCGTCCGGCGACGCGGCGGTGGCCGAAGACTCGCTCGCGGGAGCCGCCGCCCCCGCAACCCCGCCCTCCGCCCCCGCCGCCCGCGAAGTGCGCCTCGGCCCGCCCGTCAACCCCGGCGACTCAGTTTCCGCTCGAAGATGGAGCGTCGAACTCGTAGCGGCGAATACCCCTGAGGGTGCAAATTCCCGACTGGTCTGGGAGGGCGATCCGCTGCCCGTGCCGACCATCGCGCCGGTGGTCCTGCGCGCGGGGTCGGCACCGTGGTACCGGGTGGTGGTGGGAGCGTGGGAATCCCGCGCCGACGCCGAGCGCTGGCTGCAGACGCAGCGCGCGCTCGGACTGATTCGCCCCGCGATGGGCCGCGTGCTGGAGACGCCGTTCGCGTTGCAGCTGGCAGCAGGGCCGCTGGACGAGGTCGAGACACGCAGGGCCGAATGGACAGGTGGGGAGGTACAGCCGTACCTCCTCCGGCAGGACGACGGACACGCCCGCGTGTTGGTGGGCGCCTTTGAGACGGCGAGCCAGGCGCTCTGGTTTGCCGCGACGTTGCGGGAACGCGGCCTCGAGCCGCAGCTCGCGTATCGAACCGGGAGAACGTTCTAA
- a CDS encoding AAA family ATPase: protein MRLTKLELHGFKSFADPVYLTFEAGATAIVGPNGCGKSNVSDAVRWVLGEQRARLLRGGKMEDVIFQGSSARRATNVAEVSLHFENSDGMLPVPFQEVVITRRLSRSGESEYFLNRAPCRLRDIHDLVRGTGLGADSGVVIESKMIDALLSDRPDDRRELFEEAAGVGLYRDRRRTTERQLEATSADLIRIDDLTSEVQTQVRSLLRQRNKAEKHAGISTRRFAVELTLASREMASWQQELTDLDARLGGLREALPARQQAVRDAEVARDLAQAARAAAETARHERAAVAAQARQSVLELQQELAVAEERHRNALTRRERALQERSEGAAFGDRLQAESEAAQAEEAQCAQSLHDALELLRTKVTAEEEARGAVATARQHTDAADKVTRELRDAARRLELERENAERELADVAQRSAALVAEHEALSSRLSLAERELAGADEQLTMAREAAAQAEAALEQSRAAAREARDREAAARADVRRVEEEHTALQGRLAALEGLERERVGLAPAAAKLLRERERFGNDAVLGPLSDFIGADAAVAAQIERYLGPTVHAVVVRDRAAADAVRAWHAEQNPGALLLLPLDALQSGGEGSDPSELAARVRAEGAGGNWVRALLGKVRATADGNGFIDSRGAVWLPARDAGSAGPLTRRAELEELRASLATVDARRAEVQQRAQAVHDDVVQAEAAAAHAADAAAAAQQSLAQASQLRSERDRVRERAARELADAVALQERLAGRHTELGDRVNASLASQDEIVQKLVDADEAASSARGLLGTAERAQDEAREARAAQQVAHAQAEARRQVATERRERLERERAAAADRLVALEREMQALAEQDGQLEQQMGVWQQELEARRASQVEADQALAGAEQAVRETESELQAAVAALDAARVDAAGANDTLHAAELRHTELAGKRTAIRERLEAEWRRPLDELFATYEPVEADDDALRIEAEDLRKQLETLGPVNPLAIEEHEEETKRLEFLTTQRADLVEAQQKLTQAIKEIDVTARDLFLATFAQVRAHFREIFMTLFGGGECDLRLEDPERPLDCDIEIHASPRGKRTQRIHLLSSGERALVALSLLFGIFLTKPSPFCLLDEVDAPLDDQNIGRFVRMLNEFKKKTQFIVITHNPRTTTEAADAVYGVTMQEPGVSSLVSVRMRGGPAVDATEAEPAGAASPA from the coding sequence GTGCGGTTGACCAAGCTCGAGTTGCACGGCTTCAAGTCGTTTGCGGATCCGGTGTACCTGACCTTCGAGGCAGGTGCCACGGCCATCGTCGGCCCCAATGGCTGCGGCAAGTCCAACGTGTCCGATGCCGTGCGCTGGGTGCTCGGCGAGCAGCGCGCCCGCCTGCTCCGCGGCGGCAAGATGGAAGACGTGATCTTCCAGGGCTCCTCCGCCCGCCGCGCCACCAACGTCGCCGAGGTCTCGTTGCACTTCGAGAACTCCGACGGGATGCTGCCGGTGCCGTTCCAGGAAGTCGTCATCACGCGGCGCCTCTCGCGCAGCGGCGAGAGCGAGTACTTCTTGAACCGCGCGCCCTGCCGCCTGCGCGACATCCACGACCTCGTGCGCGGCACCGGACTCGGCGCCGATTCCGGCGTGGTGATCGAGAGCAAGATGATCGACGCCCTGCTCTCCGACCGCCCCGACGACCGTCGCGAGCTCTTCGAGGAAGCCGCCGGCGTCGGCCTGTACCGCGACCGCCGCCGCACCACCGAACGCCAGCTCGAGGCCACCAGCGCCGACCTCATCCGCATCGACGACCTCACGTCCGAGGTGCAGACGCAGGTGCGCTCGCTGCTGCGCCAGCGCAACAAGGCGGAGAAGCACGCCGGCATCAGCACGCGCCGCTTTGCGGTGGAGCTCACGCTGGCCTCGCGCGAGATGGCCTCGTGGCAGCAGGAACTCACCGACCTCGACGCCCGCCTCGGCGGTCTGCGCGAGGCCCTGCCTGCACGCCAGCAGGCCGTGCGCGACGCCGAAGTCGCCCGCGACCTCGCCCAGGCGGCCCGCGCCGCCGCCGAGACCGCGCGCCACGAGCGCGCCGCCGTCGCCGCGCAGGCGCGGCAGTCGGTGCTCGAGCTGCAGCAGGAACTCGCCGTCGCCGAAGAACGCCACCGCAACGCGCTCACGCGCCGCGAACGCGCGTTGCAGGAACGCTCCGAGGGCGCAGCCTTCGGCGATCGCCTGCAGGCCGAGTCCGAGGCCGCGCAGGCCGAGGAAGCGCAGTGCGCGCAGTCGCTGCACGATGCGCTCGAACTGCTCCGCACCAAGGTCACCGCCGAAGAAGAAGCCCGCGGTGCCGTCGCCACCGCGCGGCAGCACACCGACGCGGCCGACAAGGTCACGCGCGAGCTGCGCGATGCCGCCCGCCGCCTGGAACTCGAACGCGAGAACGCCGAGCGCGAACTTGCCGACGTGGCCCAGCGCTCCGCCGCGCTGGTGGCCGAGCACGAGGCGCTGTCGTCGCGGTTGAGCTTGGCCGAACGCGAACTCGCCGGCGCCGACGAACAACTGACGATGGCCCGCGAGGCCGCCGCGCAGGCCGAGGCCGCGCTGGAGCAGTCGCGCGCCGCCGCCCGTGAGGCCCGCGACCGCGAAGCCGCCGCCCGCGCCGACGTGCGTCGCGTCGAAGAAGAACACACCGCCCTGCAGGGCCGCCTCGCCGCGCTCGAAGGCCTCGAGCGCGAGCGCGTGGGCCTCGCACCGGCCGCCGCCAAGCTGCTGCGCGAGCGCGAGCGCTTCGGCAACGATGCCGTGCTCGGTCCGCTCTCGGACTTCATCGGCGCCGATGCGGCCGTGGCCGCGCAGATCGAGCGCTATCTGGGCCCCACCGTACACGCCGTCGTCGTGCGCGACCGCGCGGCCGCCGACGCCGTGCGCGCCTGGCACGCCGAGCAGAACCCCGGCGCGCTGCTGCTCCTGCCGCTCGACGCCCTGCAGTCCGGCGGCGAGGGCAGCGACCCCAGCGAACTCGCCGCGCGCGTGCGCGCCGAAGGCGCCGGTGGCAACTGGGTGCGCGCCCTGCTCGGCAAGGTGCGCGCCACCGCCGACGGCAATGGCTTCATTGACTCGCGTGGCGCCGTCTGGCTGCCCGCGCGAGACGCCGGCAGCGCCGGGCCGCTCACGCGCCGCGCCGAACTCGAAGAACTCCGTGCCTCCCTGGCCACGGTGGACGCCCGCCGCGCCGAGGTGCAGCAGCGCGCACAGGCCGTGCACGACGACGTGGTCCAGGCCGAAGCCGCCGCCGCGCACGCCGCCGATGCCGCAGCCGCCGCGCAGCAGTCGCTGGCGCAGGCCTCACAGCTGCGCTCCGAGCGCGACCGCGTGCGTGAGCGCGCCGCCCGCGAACTCGCCGATGCCGTCGCGCTGCAGGAGCGCCTCGCCGGCCGCCACACCGAACTCGGCGACCGCGTCAACGCGTCGTTGGCCAGCCAGGACGAGATCGTCCAGAAGCTCGTGGACGCCGACGAGGCCGCTAGCTCAGCTCGTGGCCTGCTCGGCACCGCCGAGCGTGCGCAGGACGAAGCCCGCGAAGCCCGCGCCGCGCAGCAGGTGGCGCACGCGCAGGCCGAGGCGCGCCGTCAGGTGGCCACCGAACGCCGCGAGCGCCTTGAGCGCGAGCGTGCCGCCGCGGCTGACCGCCTCGTGGCGCTGGAGCGTGAGATGCAGGCGCTGGCCGAGCAGGACGGGCAGCTCGAGCAGCAGATGGGCGTGTGGCAGCAGGAGCTCGAGGCGCGTCGTGCGTCGCAGGTGGAGGCCGACCAGGCCCTCGCCGGCGCCGAGCAGGCCGTGCGCGAGACGGAATCGGAGTTGCAGGCCGCCGTCGCCGCGCTCGACGCCGCGCGCGTGGACGCCGCCGGCGCCAACGACACGCTGCACGCCGCCGAGCTGCGCCACACCGAGCTCGCCGGCAAGCGCACCGCCATCCGCGAGCGCCTCGAAGCCGAGTGGCGTCGCCCGCTCGACGAGCTCTTCGCCACCTACGAGCCCGTCGAAGCCGACGACGACGCCCTGCGCATCGAGGCCGAGGACCTGCGCAAGCAGCTCGAGACCCTCGGCCCGGTGAACCCGCTGGCTATCGAGGAGCACGAGGAGGAGACCAAGCGCCTCGAGTTCCTCACCACGCAGCGCGCCGACCTCGTGGAGGCCCAGCAGAAGCTGACGCAGGCGATCAAGGAGATCGACGTCACGGCGCGGGACTTGTTCCTCGCGACCTTCGCGCAGGTGCGGGCGCACTTCCGCGAAATCTTTATGACGCTCTTCGGCGGCGGCGAGTGCGACCTGCGCTTGGAAGATCCGGAGCGGCCGCTGGACTGCGACATCGAGATCCACGCCAGCCCGCGCGGCAAGCGCACCCAGCGCATCCACCTGCTCTCGAGCGGGGAACGCGCGTTGGTGGCGCTGTCTTTGTTGTTCGGCATCTTCCTGACGAAGCCCAGCCCCTTCTGCTTGCTGGACGAAGTGGACGCGCCGCTGGACGACCAGAACATCGGGCGCTTCGTGCGGATGCTGAACGAGTTCAAGAAGAAGACGCAGTTCATCGTGATCACGCACAATCCGCGCACGACGACCGAGGCGGCCGATGCCGTCTACGGCGTGACGATGCAGGAGCCCGGTGTGTCGTCGCTGGTCTCCGTGCGGATGCGCGGCGGGCCGGCGGTGGACGCGACCGAGGCGGAACCGGCGGGCGCCGCGAGCCCCGCGTAA
- the aroF gene encoding 3-deoxy-7-phosphoheptulonate synthase codes for MLVVMKQGATPEQIEAVCQWIRERGYTPQPMPGAQRTAVGLVGNDGRVDGSPLEDFPGVAEIIYVSNPYKQVSREWKAETTIVEIAPGVRFGANEVPIIAGPCSVENEQQILTAARQVKAAGAVALRGGAFKPRSSPYSFQGLGLEGLKLLAKAKQETGLPIVTEAMDEEGAELVAEYADMIQIGARNMQNYSLLKVAGKLKKPVLLKRGMAATIQDLLLSAEYLLAEGNTNVVLCERGLRSFDTTSRNLFDLTAIPVVQQLSHLPIVADPSHGTGRRDKVLAMSRAAVAAGADGILIEVHPQPEKAMSDGAQSQTPEQFGETVGQLRRVAEAVGRRIAG; via the coding sequence ATGCTGGTGGTGATGAAGCAGGGCGCGACGCCCGAACAGATCGAGGCGGTGTGCCAGTGGATCCGCGAGCGCGGCTACACGCCGCAGCCGATGCCGGGCGCCCAGCGCACCGCCGTCGGCCTCGTGGGCAACGACGGACGCGTGGACGGTTCGCCGCTGGAGGACTTCCCCGGCGTCGCCGAGATCATCTACGTCTCCAATCCGTACAAGCAGGTCTCGCGCGAGTGGAAGGCCGAGACGACGATCGTCGAGATCGCGCCGGGCGTGCGCTTCGGCGCCAACGAGGTGCCGATTATCGCCGGGCCCTGCTCGGTGGAGAACGAGCAGCAGATCCTCACCGCCGCTCGGCAGGTGAAGGCCGCCGGTGCCGTGGCCCTGCGCGGCGGCGCCTTCAAGCCGCGTTCGTCGCCGTACTCCTTCCAGGGACTCGGCCTCGAGGGCCTCAAGCTGCTCGCCAAGGCCAAGCAGGAGACCGGCCTGCCCATCGTGACCGAAGCGATGGACGAAGAAGGCGCCGAGCTGGTCGCCGAGTACGCCGATATGATCCAGATCGGCGCGCGCAATATGCAGAACTACTCCCTGCTCAAGGTCGCCGGCAAGCTCAAGAAGCCCGTGCTGCTCAAGCGCGGGATGGCGGCGACGATCCAGGACCTGCTGCTCAGCGCCGAGTACCTGTTGGCTGAGGGCAACACGAATGTGGTGCTCTGCGAGCGCGGGTTGCGTTCGTTCGATACGACATCGCGCAACCTGTTCGACCTCACGGCGATTCCGGTCGTGCAGCAGCTCTCGCACCTGCCGATCGTCGCGGATCCGTCGCACGGTACCGGACGGCGAGATAAGGTCCTCGCGATGTCGCGCGCCGCGGTGGCCGCTGGCGCCGACGGTATCCTGATCGAAGTGCATCCGCAGCCCGAGAAGGCGATGAGCGACGGGGCGCAGTCGCAGACGCCGGAGCAATTCGGGGAGACTGTGGGGCAGCTCAGGCGCGTGGCGGAGGCGGTGGGGCGGAGGATAGCCGGGTAA